In the Lepus europaeus isolate LE1 chromosome 18, mLepTim1.pri, whole genome shotgun sequence genome, one interval contains:
- the GABARAP gene encoding gamma-aminobutyric acid receptor-associated protein, translating to MKFVYKEEHPFEKRRSEGEKIRKKYPDRVPVIVEKAPKARIGDLDKKKYLVPSDLTVGQFYFLIRKRIHLRAEDALFFFVNNVIPPTSATMGQLYQEHHEEDFFLYIAYSDESVYGL from the exons ATGAAGTTCGTGTACAAGGAGGAGCATCCGTTCGAGAAGCGCCGCTCTGAGGGCGAGAAGATCAGAAAGAAATACCCGGACCGGGTCCCG GTGATAGTAGAAAAGGCTCCCAAAGCTCggataggagacctggacaaaaAGAAATACCTGGTGCCTTCTGATCTCACAG TTGGTCAGTTCTACTTCCTGATCCGGAAGCGAATTCATCTCCGAGCTGAGGATGCCTTGTTTTTCTTTGTCAACAACGTCATTCCACCCACCAGTGCCACCATGGGTCAGCTCTACCAG GAGCACCACGAAGAGGACTTCTTTCTGTACATTGCCTACAGTGACGAAAGTGTCTACGGCCTGTGA